The following are from one region of the Marinomonas sp. CT5 genome:
- a CDS encoding TRAP transporter substrate-binding protein, with protein MTFKKLIIAASAALTLSTQVVAEELKFASFTPPFHTINASVIEKLNADVSAATNGSLTVRGYHGGELGAGPAEQYVRVLQGAADLSWGLPGYTSSQFGKTMIAELPGAIPEDMPGYEALWRAYDKHLSGEFPATKPLALWTSEPNIFIMRNKVIRTPADLAGLKIRVAGATAAKVASAFGATPVQMPASQIYNAMQTGLIDGVITGASTLRDFKLDEVADSLTLGAPLGRLTFYTVLNAGVYNDLNAEQKAAIDAASGLGLSKSAEDAWLQTAKEALEVARADSANTIVELTDAEKAAFTKAVSGVVQSYVKSVDGAGALAAMQGK; from the coding sequence ATGACATTCAAAAAATTGATTATTGCTGCTTCAGCAGCGCTCACATTATCCACTCAGGTTGTTGCTGAGGAATTGAAGTTTGCGAGCTTCACTCCACCATTTCACACCATTAATGCATCGGTAATTGAAAAGTTAAATGCGGATGTGTCTGCCGCCACGAATGGTTCTTTAACGGTACGAGGCTACCATGGTGGAGAATTAGGTGCTGGGCCTGCTGAGCAATATGTTCGCGTTTTGCAAGGCGCCGCAGACCTGTCTTGGGGGCTACCGGGTTATACCTCATCTCAGTTTGGTAAAACCATGATCGCAGAATTGCCTGGTGCTATACCTGAAGATATGCCGGGTTACGAAGCGCTTTGGCGTGCTTATGATAAACATTTGAGTGGTGAGTTTCCTGCTACTAAGCCCCTAGCATTATGGACCTCTGAGCCTAATATTTTCATTATGCGAAATAAGGTTATTCGTACTCCCGCAGATTTGGCTGGGCTTAAAATTCGTGTTGCGGGTGCAACTGCCGCAAAAGTGGCTTCAGCCTTTGGGGCAACACCAGTGCAAATGCCTGCTAGTCAAATTTACAACGCTATGCAGACGGGGCTAATCGATGGGGTGATTACTGGCGCCTCGACATTAAGAGATTTTAAACTTGATGAAGTGGCTGATTCGCTAACACTTGGTGCGCCGTTGGGGCGTTTGACGTTTTACACTGTCCTTAACGCTGGTGTGTACAATGATTTGAACGCAGAGCAAAAAGCAGCAATTGACGCGGCAAGTGGGCTTGGCTTATCGAAAAGTGCAGAGGATGCTTGGTTGCAAACAGCCAAAGAGGCTCTTGAAGTGGCTCGTGCAGATAGCGCAAACACCATTGTTGAGTTAACCGATGCCGAAAAAGCGGCTTTTACCAAAGCTGTTTCTGGGGTGGTTCAGTCTTATGTAAAAAGTGTAGACGGAGCAGGTGCTCTGGCTGCAATGCAAGGCAAGTAG
- the araD gene encoding L-arabinonate dehydratase yields MVKRIEDLRSQRWFAPDNMRAFAHRQRTQQTGYKRSDFMNRPVIGIINTWSDISTCHTHLRERAQFVKEGIIRAGGYPLEMPAMSLGEVMVKPTTMMYRNFLAMETEELLRSHPIDGAILMGGCDKTTPGLLMGAISMNIPAIYIPAGASLNGNFKGQKIGTGTHTRKFWDEKRAGNLSDEDWLELEAKMTRSVGTCNTMGTASSLTSMAEVLGFCLPGSATIPAADSAHQRLCSLAGERITKMVFEDLTPKSLATKEAFENAIVTYVALGGSTNGIIHLIAMAGRAGIDLPMSLFDEWARKIPVIANLMPAGEYLMEDLFYAGGLPALLTRLKDFLHLDQGNVNGRTLGENLDGVEIYNEDVIRPLSNPVNDRGTIGVITGNLCPDGAVCKPSAASPHLLKHRGKALVFENHAQMTAQIDDPDLDVDENTVLVLKNAGPIGGPGMPEWGGLPIPKKLLQKGVRDMVRISDARMSGTHYGTCILHVAPESYMGGPLAFVQTGDWIVLDVEKRTLNLDISDAEMAARKAAWTPPLPKFARGYGAMFSTHVTQANQGCDFDFLQGDAVIDEPEIF; encoded by the coding sequence ATGGTAAAACGTATTGAAGACCTTCGCAGTCAGCGTTGGTTTGCTCCTGACAATATGCGTGCTTTTGCACATCGACAACGAACGCAACAAACTGGATACAAGCGCAGCGATTTTATGAATCGCCCAGTCATTGGGATTATTAATACTTGGAGTGACATCAGTACGTGTCACACGCATCTTAGGGAGCGTGCGCAGTTTGTTAAAGAAGGCATTATTCGCGCTGGTGGTTATCCATTAGAAATGCCAGCCATGTCGCTGGGAGAAGTCATGGTGAAACCCACTACCATGATGTATCGAAACTTTCTTGCGATGGAAACGGAAGAGCTACTGAGAAGTCATCCCATTGATGGCGCCATTCTGATGGGCGGGTGTGATAAAACCACTCCAGGCCTATTAATGGGGGCCATCAGTATGAATATTCCCGCGATTTACATTCCTGCTGGTGCTAGTTTAAACGGTAATTTCAAGGGGCAAAAAATTGGTACTGGCACACACACTAGAAAGTTTTGGGATGAGAAACGTGCTGGCAATTTGAGTGATGAAGATTGGCTCGAACTGGAAGCCAAAATGACTCGCTCGGTGGGAACCTGCAATACCATGGGGACCGCCTCGTCACTGACTTCTATGGCCGAGGTGTTGGGCTTTTGTTTGCCTGGTTCGGCGACTATTCCTGCGGCCGATTCGGCTCACCAACGTCTGTGTTCTTTGGCGGGTGAGCGCATTACCAAAATGGTGTTTGAAGACCTAACACCAAAGTCCCTTGCCACCAAAGAAGCCTTTGAAAACGCCATTGTCACTTATGTTGCGCTGGGTGGTTCCACCAATGGCATTATCCATTTAATCGCCATGGCTGGGCGTGCTGGTATTGATTTACCCATGTCTTTGTTTGATGAATGGGCACGCAAAATCCCTGTTATTGCCAATCTTATGCCGGCGGGCGAATATCTAATGGAAGATCTGTTTTATGCGGGAGGTTTGCCAGCCTTATTGACTCGCCTTAAAGATTTTCTGCATCTGGATCAAGGTAATGTGAATGGTCGTACCTTGGGGGAGAACTTGGACGGTGTGGAGATTTATAACGAGGATGTGATTCGTCCTCTGAGTAATCCGGTGAATGACCGCGGCACGATTGGCGTGATCACTGGCAACCTTTGTCCTGATGGTGCGGTGTGCAAACCGTCTGCGGCCTCGCCTCATTTATTGAAACATCGTGGTAAAGCCTTGGTGTTTGAAAATCATGCACAAATGACGGCACAGATTGATGACCCAGATCTGGATGTGGATGAAAATACCGTATTGGTGCTAAAAAATGCAGGCCCTATTGGTGGACCGGGCATGCCTGAATGGGGTGGCTTGCCCATTCCGAAAAAGCTTTTGCAAAAAGGCGTTCGCGATATGGTGCGAATTTCCGATGCGCGGATGAGTGGTACCCATTATGGCACCTGTATTTTGCACGTTGCGCCAGAATCTTATATGGGCGGCCCCTTGGCCTTTGTTCAAACTGGCGACTGGATCGTTTTAGACGTGGAAAAGCGTACACTTAATTTAGACATCAGCGATGCAGAGATGGCCGCTCGGAAAGCGGCTTGGACACCACCCCTACCAAAATTTGCCCGTGGCTACGGCGCTATGTTTTCAACTCATGTTACCCAAGCAAACCAAGGGTGTGACTTTGACTTTTTACAAGGTGACGCTGTCATCGATGAACCGGAGATATTTTAA
- a CDS encoding class III extradiol dioxygenase subunit beta, with translation MAKITSGVGTSHIPLLGHIIDKGDSGDEKWAPIFDGYRFTKQWIREQKPDVVILVYNDHATAFDMKMIPTFAIGCGEEYHPADEGYGARPVPIVKGAPKLAWHITESLIKQGFDMTVVNEMDVDHGLTVPLSMVFGEVEEWPCQVIPLAVNTVVYPSPTGERCLALGRAIRAAVEQFPEDVNVQVWGTGGMSHQLLGERAGLINQEWDLAFMDDLKSDYEKLGAISQVEYIRESGTEGSEMVMWLIMRGALHDQVNEVHRHYHVPVSNTALGHLIYENVNDGAEESV, from the coding sequence ATGGCCAAAATCACTTCTGGAGTGGGTACGTCTCATATTCCCTTACTTGGGCACATTATTGATAAGGGCGACAGTGGCGATGAAAAATGGGCGCCTATCTTTGATGGTTATCGCTTCACTAAACAATGGATTCGAGAGCAAAAGCCCGATGTGGTGATTCTTGTATATAACGACCATGCCACCGCATTTGATATGAAAATGATCCCCACTTTTGCCATTGGATGTGGTGAAGAATATCACCCCGCGGATGAAGGTTATGGGGCGCGGCCAGTGCCTATTGTGAAAGGCGCTCCCAAACTGGCGTGGCATATTACCGAGTCGTTAATCAAACAAGGTTTTGACATGACTGTGGTGAACGAAATGGATGTGGATCATGGGCTGACGGTGCCTTTGTCTATGGTGTTTGGTGAGGTTGAAGAATGGCCTTGCCAAGTGATTCCTTTAGCGGTGAATACCGTTGTCTATCCATCCCCAACCGGAGAGCGATGTCTTGCCTTGGGAAGAGCCATTCGAGCGGCGGTAGAGCAGTTTCCAGAAGACGTAAATGTTCAAGTATGGGGAACGGGGGGAATGAGCCATCAATTGTTAGGTGAACGTGCGGGTCTCATTAACCAAGAGTGGGATCTCGCGTTTATGGATGACTTAAAAAGTGACTATGAAAAATTGGGCGCTATTTCTCAAGTTGAATACATCCGCGAGTCGGGAACCGAGGGCAGTGAGATGGTGATGTGGTTAATTATGCGCGGTGCTTTGCATGATCAAGTTAACGAAGTTCATCGTCATTACCACGTGCCTGTTTCGAATACCGCTTTGGGGCACCTAATTTACGAAAATGTGAACGATGGGGCGGAGGAATCGGTGTGA
- the ligA gene encoding protocatechuate 4,5-dioxygenase subunit alpha, with amino-acid sequence MHNNNKAYSDIPGTTVFDGDMARIGFHLNQFCMSLMQAANRAEFKQDESAYLAKWPMTEAQRQAVLARDFSQLIDLGGNIYYLVKISSCDGLSVAAAVSTMTDLSVEDYLEMMQQGGRSPEGNRYVVTTSMEEKS; translated from the coding sequence ATGCATAACAACAATAAAGCTTACAGCGATATTCCTGGCACCACGGTATTTGATGGTGATATGGCCAGAATAGGCTTTCATCTCAATCAGTTTTGTATGTCATTAATGCAGGCCGCTAATCGTGCCGAATTTAAACAAGACGAAAGTGCCTATTTGGCCAAATGGCCAATGACCGAAGCGCAAAGGCAGGCTGTACTGGCACGTGATTTTAGTCAGCTCATCGACCTTGGTGGCAATATTTATTATCTCGTCAAAATCAGTTCCTGTGATGGCCTAAGCGTGGCGGCGGCTGTGTCGACCATGACAGACCTCTCTGTCGAAGACTACCTAGAAATGATGCAACAAGGTGGCCGTTCGCCTGAAGGCAATCGCTATGTTGTCACAACGAGCATGGAGGAAAAGTCATAA
- a CDS encoding nuclear transport factor 2 family protein, which yields MTNHNIETMLIEWQCQKLVTHSINLLDQGRWQELANCYTEDGILYRPSSPTSAIVGRDAILQSFTARPAKETCHALANVESKIIDDQHVVVTSRVVLFSANTKVEGIENILPANADIFIGRFVDELKKVNGEWLIAKRQGSIELKYTGK from the coding sequence ATGACGAATCACAATATCGAAACTATGTTGATTGAGTGGCAGTGTCAGAAGTTAGTGACGCATTCTATCAACTTATTAGACCAAGGCCGCTGGCAAGAACTGGCGAATTGTTATACCGAAGATGGCATCTTGTATCGCCCGAGTAGTCCTACCTCTGCTATTGTTGGGCGTGATGCCATTTTGCAATCTTTTACTGCGCGGCCTGCGAAAGAAACCTGTCATGCACTGGCCAATGTAGAGTCTAAGATTATCGATGACCAGCATGTGGTTGTTACTTCGAGAGTCGTACTTTTTTCAGCCAATACAAAAGTGGAAGGCATTGAGAATATACTGCCAGCCAATGCGGATATTTTTATCGGTCGCTTTGTTGATGAATTGAAGAAGGTAAACGGCGAATGGTTAATCGCCAAAAGACAAGGCTCCATTGAACTGAAATACACTGGAAAGTAG
- a CDS encoding TRAP transporter small permease has translation MLFILRKLADGLISLSAALGALGLIFEVVIILMDVVGRSLGTPIYGSQDMTTMGMVIVVFGAMALCDRQGGHISVDLFERSYSVLVNRLIDVFSALLGAVIFLGIAYAVNESAKISTMLNLSTNLLRLPKGLFQNALSIFALLTAVGMFLRALELIVSKRDVRKGDTV, from the coding sequence ATGCTTTTTATTCTGCGTAAATTAGCGGATGGGCTAATTAGCTTATCCGCTGCATTGGGTGCTCTAGGGCTCATTTTTGAGGTAGTAATTATTCTCATGGATGTGGTTGGCCGATCATTAGGGACGCCTATCTATGGATCACAAGACATGACGACCATGGGGATGGTAATTGTTGTTTTCGGTGCTATGGCATTGTGTGATCGCCAAGGTGGCCACATTTCGGTCGATCTTTTTGAGCGAAGTTATTCTGTATTAGTGAATCGCTTGATTGATGTTTTTTCCGCTTTATTGGGTGCTGTGATCTTTTTGGGTATTGCTTATGCTGTCAATGAAAGTGCGAAAATCTCCACCATGCTGAACTTATCCACCAACCTTTTACGTTTGCCTAAAGGTTTATTCCAAAATGCACTGTCTATCTTCGCTTTGCTCACCGCCGTAGGAATGTTCTTGCGTGCCCTTGAACTTATTGTGTCGAAGCGTGATGTGCGCAAAGGAGATACAGTATGA
- a CDS encoding TRAP transporter large permease, producing MSAAMIGFIGILIMFALLVLRVPVAFAMFSVGFVGITVLDSSRSAFSLLASETFTLASSPELVVIPLFILMGNVASITGMSQKLYDAAYAIIGQLRGGLASATVIGCGGFAALSGSSVASALTMGKVALGQMERFKYNQKLSTGVVAAGGTLGILIPPSTGFVIYAILTEQSIGRLFLAGVLPGILLLLLFILVITIICWFRPDFGPAGPATSWRNKGKALLGAGPIVAVILLTIGGIYGGLFSPVEAAAVGAGVVILVGFVTRSLSLKGLWHASRDAVVTTATVMLILIAAHLINPFMALSHIPSAVGDLLTGLGLGVTGTLILILAIYLVLGCFLEGFAMLVLTLPIFFPIILSLGIDPIWFGVLTVLTLEMGLISPPVGINVFIVKSVAPNVALGDIFRGVLPFWLMMVLSVALLIIFPQIVLFLPNTMFG from the coding sequence ATGAGTGCAGCAATGATTGGCTTTATTGGCATACTGATCATGTTTGCCCTGCTGGTGCTACGTGTGCCGGTGGCGTTTGCTATGTTTTCCGTGGGATTTGTTGGAATAACGGTACTGGATAGCAGCAGATCAGCATTTAGCTTGCTCGCTTCAGAAACCTTTACCTTAGCTTCATCTCCAGAATTGGTGGTCATTCCGCTGTTTATTCTGATGGGGAATGTTGCCTCCATTACTGGAATGAGCCAAAAACTCTATGATGCTGCGTATGCCATCATTGGTCAGTTACGTGGCGGCTTAGCGTCGGCAACTGTCATTGGTTGTGGCGGTTTTGCTGCGCTCTCTGGTTCGTCGGTTGCATCAGCATTGACCATGGGGAAAGTAGCGTTAGGGCAGATGGAGCGCTTCAAGTACAACCAAAAACTGTCCACGGGCGTTGTGGCGGCGGGCGGTACGTTAGGGATACTTATTCCTCCTTCAACGGGGTTTGTTATTTATGCCATTCTGACAGAACAAAGTATCGGACGGCTGTTTTTAGCAGGTGTTCTGCCCGGGATTTTGTTGCTACTTCTCTTCATTTTGGTGATTACAATAATTTGTTGGTTTAGACCGGACTTTGGGCCTGCGGGGCCTGCAACAAGTTGGCGTAACAAAGGGAAAGCTTTATTAGGTGCAGGGCCAATTGTGGCTGTGATACTTTTGACGATTGGTGGTATTTATGGCGGGTTATTTTCCCCCGTTGAGGCCGCTGCCGTTGGCGCTGGGGTTGTGATCCTAGTGGGCTTTGTTACACGGTCTTTATCATTAAAAGGCCTTTGGCATGCTTCTCGAGATGCCGTTGTTACAACCGCAACTGTGATGCTAATACTGATCGCCGCTCACTTAATTAACCCCTTTATGGCGCTTAGTCATATCCCTTCTGCTGTCGGAGACTTGTTGACAGGGCTTGGTTTAGGAGTGACTGGTACTCTTATTTTGATTTTGGCTATTTATTTGGTGCTTGGTTGCTTTCTGGAAGGATTTGCCATGTTGGTACTCACTTTACCAATATTCTTTCCTATTATTTTATCGCTCGGCATCGACCCTATTTGGTTTGGTGTGCTTACCGTTTTGACGCTTGAAATGGGATTAATTTCTCCTCCTGTTGGTATTAATGTTTTTATTGTGAAATCGGTAGCACCGAACGTGGCGTTAGGTGACATATTTCGAGGTGTTCTGCCTTTTTGGTTGATGATGGTTCTATCTGTTGCTTTGTTGATTATCTTCCCGCAGATTGTGCTTTTTCTTCCCAACACAATGTTTGGTTGA
- a CDS encoding alpha/beta hydrolase: MNKPKLVCLAGLLCDQTMWKSVADQLSNEANVEIFNFAGFDDLTEMAKFVLASVDGDFALAGHSMGGRVALEIHRLAPQRITHLALLNTGVHPKSDKEIPGRIGLIDAAQKNGISILSSQWLIPMMSPNGLKNSTLMADLTKMVESYTVEEFEQQIHALIHRPNAQAQLPLISVPTLLLSGSEDTWSPVSQHEVMQRQVAGSELVVIEGAGHMAPAEAPEKVAAAMRVWLQKE; the protein is encoded by the coding sequence ATGAATAAGCCCAAGCTAGTGTGCTTGGCCGGCTTGCTGTGTGATCAGACCATGTGGAAAAGCGTGGCAGATCAATTGTCAAACGAGGCGAATGTCGAAATATTCAATTTTGCAGGCTTTGATGACCTCACTGAGATGGCAAAGTTCGTATTGGCAAGTGTTGACGGTGATTTTGCCTTGGCAGGGCATTCAATGGGAGGTCGTGTAGCGTTAGAAATTCACCGCCTAGCGCCACAAAGAATTACTCACTTGGCTTTGTTGAACACAGGTGTTCACCCTAAATCAGACAAAGAAATACCGGGGCGAATTGGGTTGATTGACGCGGCGCAAAAGAACGGCATTTCTATTTTATCCAGCCAATGGCTGATTCCGATGATGTCGCCAAACGGCCTAAAGAATTCAACTCTGATGGCGGATTTAACCAAGATGGTCGAATCTTATACTGTGGAAGAATTTGAACAGCAGATTCATGCTTTGATCCATCGTCCGAATGCGCAAGCACAGCTCCCTTTGATATCGGTGCCAACCTTATTGCTGTCTGGATCAGAAGATACTTGGAGTCCGGTGTCACAGCATGAGGTCATGCAACGGCAAGTCGCTGGCAGCGAGCTGGTGGTTATTGAAGGTGCTGGCCACATGGCGCCAGCGGAAGCCCCAGAAAAAGTAGCCGCTGCAATGCGTGTCTGGTTACAGAAAGAGTAG
- a CDS encoding SDR family oxidoreductase, producing MPTLTNQYPSLKDKVVFITGGGSGIGEFLVHHFMKQGAHVAYIDIDDASSTTLNQKLADEFKVTPWYRKVDVRDIAALQSAIDDAAQELGHLDVLINNAGKDDRHKIEDVTPEYWDNCLNINMRPHFFGMQAAAKWMKEGASIINMGSISWMRGRAGMVGYTTSKGAIHTMTRTMARELGPQGIRVNSIVPGAVVTERQKALWLTPELDQEFIDVQSLKFRIEPDDIVAMALFLASQDSRACAGQNFVVDAGIV from the coding sequence ATGCCGACATTAACAAACCAATACCCCTCTTTAAAAGACAAGGTTGTCTTTATCACTGGCGGTGGTTCAGGGATTGGCGAATTCCTTGTTCATCACTTTATGAAACAAGGCGCACATGTGGCGTACATCGATATTGATGACGCGAGCTCTACGACGTTAAACCAAAAACTGGCCGACGAGTTCAAAGTGACGCCTTGGTATAGAAAAGTCGATGTCCGTGATATTGCCGCTCTGCAATCTGCCATTGACGACGCCGCACAAGAGCTTGGCCACCTAGACGTACTGATCAATAACGCGGGCAAAGATGACCGACATAAGATCGAAGACGTCACACCTGAATACTGGGACAACTGCCTAAACATCAATATGCGCCCACACTTTTTTGGTATGCAAGCCGCAGCAAAATGGATGAAAGAAGGGGCGAGCATTATCAATATGGGTTCCATTAGTTGGATGCGTGGCCGCGCAGGTATGGTAGGTTACACCACATCAAAAGGCGCGATCCACACCATGACTCGTACCATGGCGCGCGAACTTGGGCCACAAGGCATTCGCGTCAACTCTATTGTACCTGGAGCGGTGGTCACCGAACGACAAAAAGCCCTATGGCTAACGCCAGAATTGGACCAAGAGTTTATCGACGTTCAATCGCTTAAATTCCGTATTGAACCAGACGATATTGTGGCAATGGCTCTGTTCCTTGCCTCACAAGACAGTCGAGCTTGTGCTGGACAAAACTTTGTTGTGGATGCGGGCATCGTTTAA
- a CDS encoding DsbA family oxidoreductase has product MKDSLDIQFISDVMCPWCVVGLGNLNKALEQLSDKVDTHLSFQPFELNPNMPAEGQNLNEHITEKYGITKEQSDQNRAMIQQRGEEIGFDFHFSPESRMRNSFDAHRLLHWAKLENKQAELKEALFKAHFTHNQDVSDHTVLANLAASIGLDPAAAKGILENNHFADEVREQEQIWQQNGITSVPTVIINNAYAISGGQPAEVFKSAIEEVLEKIKAEQPA; this is encoded by the coding sequence ATGAAAGACTCTTTAGACATTCAATTCATCTCCGATGTTATGTGCCCATGGTGCGTAGTCGGTTTAGGCAATCTAAACAAAGCCCTAGAACAATTAAGCGACAAAGTGGATACGCACTTATCATTTCAACCTTTCGAACTGAATCCCAACATGCCGGCAGAAGGTCAAAACCTGAACGAGCACATTACGGAAAAGTATGGCATTACCAAGGAACAATCTGACCAAAACCGCGCCATGATTCAACAGCGTGGCGAAGAGATTGGTTTTGATTTCCATTTCTCCCCAGAAAGCCGCATGCGCAACTCCTTCGACGCTCACCGCTTGTTGCATTGGGCAAAACTAGAAAACAAGCAAGCCGAGCTAAAAGAAGCCCTGTTTAAAGCCCATTTCACCCACAATCAAGATGTAAGTGATCACACGGTTCTAGCGAACCTTGCGGCTAGCATCGGCCTTGACCCAGCAGCTGCCAAAGGCATTTTGGAAAATAATCACTTTGCTGATGAAGTCCGTGAGCAAGAACAAATCTGGCAACAAAACGGCATTACCTCTGTTCCTACTGTCATCATCAACAACGCCTACGCCATCTCAGGCGGACAGCCAGCAGAGGTGTTTAAAAGCGCGATAGAAGAAGTGTTAGAAAAAATTAAAGCAGAGCAACCAGCTTAG
- a CDS encoding NAD-dependent succinate-semialdehyde dehydrogenase, with amino-acid sequence MLELKNKALLQTKCLINGEWVESSQGSTLDVFNPANGELVATVATAGEAQTEQAIAAADAAQKTWKKKTAKERSVLLRRWHDLLMENQEDLAKLMTAEQGKPLAESRGEIGYAASFIEWFAEEGKRVYGDMIPTYAADRRILVMKEPVGVCAAITPWNFPAAMITRKAGPALAAGCTMVIKPASDTPLSALAMGVLAIEAGIPAGVINIVVGKASEIAKTLTNSPVVRKLTFTGSTPIGKLLMKDCADTMKKVSLELGGNAPFVVFDDADIDEAVKGAMMSKYRNAGQTCVCANRIYVQAGVYDTFVEKFAAQVAAMKVGNGTEKDVEQGPLINRAAVDKVDEHVQDAISKGGKVITGGKHHELGDNFYQPTVIANATQDMLFAKEETFGPLAPVFKFETEDDVIAMANDTEYGLASYFYSRDIGRIFRVAEALESGLVGVNAGVIATEVAPFGGYKESGLGREGSKYGIDDYINTKYVCVAGLDK; translated from the coding sequence ATGCTTGAACTAAAAAACAAAGCACTCCTGCAAACGAAATGTTTAATCAATGGAGAGTGGGTTGAATCTTCACAAGGCAGCACACTAGATGTGTTTAACCCTGCAAATGGTGAATTAGTAGCAACCGTTGCGACCGCGGGTGAGGCGCAAACCGAACAAGCCATCGCCGCTGCCGATGCCGCTCAAAAAACATGGAAGAAAAAAACCGCCAAAGAGCGTTCCGTTTTATTACGTCGTTGGCACGACCTACTTATGGAAAACCAAGAAGATCTTGCGAAGCTGATGACAGCCGAGCAAGGCAAGCCTCTAGCGGAGTCTCGTGGTGAGATTGGCTACGCCGCGTCTTTTATCGAATGGTTTGCTGAAGAAGGCAAACGCGTTTATGGTGATATGATCCCAACTTACGCGGCAGACCGTCGCATTCTAGTGATGAAAGAACCGGTCGGGGTGTGTGCGGCCATCACACCTTGGAATTTTCCTGCTGCCATGATCACACGTAAAGCCGGTCCAGCGCTTGCTGCGGGTTGTACTATGGTGATCAAACCCGCTTCTGACACGCCTTTGAGTGCTCTAGCCATGGGCGTTCTCGCCATTGAAGCTGGCATTCCAGCGGGGGTTATTAATATCGTCGTAGGCAAAGCCAGCGAGATAGCCAAAACCCTCACTAATTCTCCTGTGGTACGTAAACTGACCTTCACTGGCTCGACCCCCATTGGCAAACTGCTAATGAAAGACTGTGCCGATACCATGAAAAAAGTGTCCCTTGAACTGGGTGGTAATGCGCCTTTTGTGGTGTTTGACGATGCCGACATAGATGAAGCCGTTAAAGGTGCCATGATGTCTAAATACCGTAACGCAGGCCAAACCTGTGTTTGCGCCAACCGCATCTATGTTCAAGCAGGCGTTTACGACACCTTCGTCGAAAAATTCGCCGCTCAAGTGGCCGCAATGAAAGTGGGCAACGGGACAGAAAAAGACGTTGAACAAGGCCCTCTAATTAACCGTGCCGCCGTGGATAAAGTGGACGAGCATGTACAAGATGCCATCAGCAAAGGCGGCAAAGTCATCACAGGCGGTAAACACCATGAATTGGGTGACAACTTCTATCAGCCAACGGTGATTGCCAATGCGACCCAAGACATGCTGTTCGCTAAAGAAGAGACCTTTGGTCCTTTGGCTCCTGTTTTCAAATTTGAAACCGAAGACGACGTCATCGCCATGGCAAACGATACCGAATATGGATTAGCCTCTTATTTCTATTCTCGTGATATTGGCCGTATTTTCCGCGTAGCCGAAGCCTTAGAGTCGGGACTGGTCGGCGTTAACGCAGGGGTTATTGCAACGGAAGTCGCACCATTTGGTGGCTACAAAGAATCTGGCCTTGGCCGTGAAGGTTCAAAATACGGCATTGATGATTACATCAATACCAAATACGTGTGTGTTGCTGGTTTAGATAAATAA